In Abyssisolibacter fermentans, the sequence CCTGCACCATTTGCCCCTAATAAAGCAAATATCTCTCCCTCATTAACAGCAAATGAAAGTCTATTAATTACAGTATGATTTCCATAACTTTTTATTAAATTATTAACTTCAATAGCAAAACTCATTTTATCATCTCCTATAATTTCTCATTGCTAAAGTAAATATAAATAATTTTTTCATTATTTACTAATCCATATTTCATAATCATTATAATTATTCATAAGTTAGCAAATAATATAATATGTACAAGTTTCCATTTTTTATATTATATCAAATAATTATTAAAAAAACCATTTTTAAGCATTATTAATGTATTACTTAGATATTGTCGTTGTTATATAAAACTAGCTTTGTACTAAGACATAGAGAAAACACAAATCTCCCTCCATATATAATGTGGAGGGAGATTTGTCTTTTCTATTTCAAATAGGTTTTTAATTTGTTTCTTTTAATATTTCCAAGAGCACATCTTTAAATTTTTCAGGTTCATCACAGATTGGAGCATGAGCTGAATTTTCGAACCATATAAAATCTTTTTTTGGTGCTATCAATTTTTCACAATATTTTTTTACAACTAATGAAGGTGTTTGATAATCATCTCTTCCTGAACAGAAATAAACAGGTACTTTAATTTCTTTTATATGATTAACACTTAATTTAAATAAATCTGACATATGATTGCAAGTAAATTCAACACCTTGTACTATCCTCTGCATTTCTTCATCACTGCAGCTTTCTTCATATAAGTGAGATGTGTTTCTTTCACCAAAACCAAATTGTCTTACCCATTTTAGCTGTACCAAATTATCATCACTATTCTTACGTGGCACATCACCAATCTGTTCTAACTCTTTTATAGCTTCAACATTATTTTGTCTTTTTGCTTCATCTAGTAAAGCTTGGTACGCAACTTTTAAACCTTCTTGTGCATCTACTATTTGACCTGATGCAATATAAGCGTAGAATTTTTCAGGATATCTATGTACAGCATTAATGCCTAATAAAGATCCCCAAGATAATCCTAACAAATAAATTTTTTCCTTATTATATTTACTAATGAGATAATCTACTACTTCTATAGTATCTTCAATAAATTGTTCTTCATTAATTGATTCTTTAGAAATATTATCATGATATGATTTTCCTGCTCCTCTTTGATCCCAATGAGCTACTAAGAAGTTTTCTTCAATATCAGATGGAAAATGAAAAGCAATAGGACTCAAAGGAGCACCAGGACCTCCATGTAAAAAAAGCATTATAGGATTGTCAATCCTTTTTCCTCGTACAAGTACATACTGATCAACACCACCAATATTAACCATTTCTGATTCATTAATACTCGCTGTTTCATTGTGAATTTTGTAATTATTGCTCATGATTTACCCCCTCTAAGTTATCGTAATAATATAATAGTTAACATTAAAATATCTAAGTCTTAGCAAAGTTTATTCTAAGATAAATATATGAAATGCTTTAAAGGCTTTAGAAAAATCAAATGAGATTAAAAATGCATTGAATATTACTACAAGGCATATCTTAAAAACTAGATCTACTTCCTAAAATAGGCATAGTTCTCACCAGAAAAATATTGCAAGGTCACTTAGTATAAGGCAGGACAACATTTTTGATTCTTTATAATCCATTTTCAAAAGCATTGTGTGCTTCTTTTAGAAGTTCTGTTATTGGTAAATGCTGCGGACAGATTTTCTCACATTTTCTACACCCTACACAGCGTGAATAGTCTTTGCCCATCTTTTTCATTCTACTATAAAATTCAATTGCTTCTTGCTTTTTATTAAATAATGCTGCATTATTGTAAAAGTTAAATATTCCTCTAATATATACTCCTTCTGGACATGGCATACAATAATTACACTGGGTACAGTTAACTTTAATATTTTGTTTATATACTTTTTTGACTTTATTTATGGTTTCTAATTCTTTATTCGTTAAAGAACCTGCTAAAGCATTACTAAATGTTGTAATGTTTTCTTCTAATTGATTCATATTACTCATACCGCTCAAAACTGTAGCTACCTCTGGGTGATTACATACCCATCTAAATCCCCATTCAGCCGGACTTCTTTTCACATCAGATTGATTCCATATTTTTTTAACATCCTCAGGTATAATTTTTACTAGACTACCGCCTCTTAGAGGTTCCATAATTACAACTGCAAGACCCTTGTCATATGCATATTTTAATCCCTTTATACCTGCTTGATAATTTTCATCTAAATAATTAAATTGTATATAGCAAAATTCCCAATCGTAAGAATTAATTATTTCTTTAAATAAATGAAATCCATCATGAAAAGAAAAACCTACATGCTTTATTTTTCCAGATTTTTTAGCATTGTCTAGAAAATCAAAGACTTTTAATTTTTCTACCATTTCCCAATTCATGTGGCTAAGCATATGTAACAAGTACATATCTATATATTCAACATCTAATCTTTCAAGTTCTTCATCCAATATTTTATATAAATCATCATGAGTTTTCGCTAACCATATAGGAATCTTAGTTGCTACTTTAACCTTTTCTCTATAACCATCTTTTAGTGCTTTCCCTAATATAATTTCACTTTTCCCTTTGTTATACAAATAAGCAGTATCAAAATAGTTTACTCCATTATCTATTGCATAACGGATCATTCTTATACTTTCTTTTTCATCAATATTAATATTTCTTTCTCCTGATTCCCCATCTAATACAGGTAACCTCATACATCCGAAACCTAATGTTGATACTTCAAAGTCAAGCTTGCCAAATTTTCTATATTGCAATCTCATCCCCCATTTCTATTTTTTGATAAACTTAGTTCCAATAACATAAATTTATCCAATTAGTACATAATAGTGAATAATATGAAACATCCTTCAAGTAGAACTAATTAAACATTTACTTATGTCCCCAAATGGACTTTGACCTAAAGAAATATTCCTTGGTGGTACCTGTCTCCTTTCAAATTTGTGATAATCATATTTTAGTGGAATATACTAGAAAATTCAAGTCTATATTTTTTTCATAATAAATGATATAATATAAGTATAGTAAAATATATTCCTAAAACAACTATAATTCTTTAATCAATGCAGCAACCTCCCAAACGAGTTTAACCAGCAAAGCTTTATCCTTGTCCAAAAGAACGTGAACATTGTGTTTTATGGAATATCTTACGAAAGAGCCAATTACTTTTGTTAACTTATATGATATAGTTATCTACTCTCATAATTACTTCTTTACAAACCTCTAATGTATGTTCTATATTATCTTCAGTTTCTAGAGAATGACTAGCCTCATCTACTATCATTAATTCTATACCTCTATTATTGACTAAAAGATTTCTTTCCTCCTTACTTAAATAATTATCATTAGTTCCAGTTACAACTAGTCCCCCATACTTATTAATGTAGTCTAAAGTTATTCTTGTTGGAGATATAAAAATATGCTTATCGATACTATATTCTTTCGTATCTCTAAATGCACCTGATATTAGACTTCCAAAACATCTGCCAATTAGTATTATTCTTTTATATTTTCTATTATCAAAACATTTATCTATAACTTTGCTTACTTCATTAACTATAAAACTTATATTATCCTCTAATGGTTTATCACAGTTATTTATATTAGTATAAGAAATACATAAAACATCATATCCTTTTATCAAAGATGCTTTCCTTATGTAATGTAAAATTGGTCTGTCGCATAGATTATTACCCCCTGGAAAAATAACTACAAATGTTTCAGTATCCTCTTGATATAGTAGCAAATGCTCAGATTCTTTATTCTCTTCTGTTATTAATTTAATATGTAAGTCTTTAATCATACACTCCACCTCCTACATTTGGAAACTTAATGAATGTGCGTATCATCTGAAATATATTATTATATAATGCAACAACATAGCCACAATCTGAAATTATTAGCTAACTAAATAGTTACTACCTTTATTTCATCTTCTCATTAGTATTTAACATATTAAGGGATTTCTCTAGTCTTTTAGCAATGGTTTCTTGTTTTTTAGCAGATGTAATATACTTAATGAATTTATTTTTTTGGCTGTCCGTAAGGGTATTAAAAAATTCTTGTGCTAAAGGATTAGCTTCCAATCCTTCCTTTAATCTTTTTGGAATTTCTACTAATCTACTTTTGTTATCTTTTGTAATTGTAACTTCAATAGTATCACCTGGTTCTTTACCTATTGCTACTCTTATAGCCTTAGTAATTCCAATTATATGACAGTCCGTACCCATTTTCGCAAGTATCCCTCTATATTTGTAACCATCAAATGTTGCTTCAACTTTAATAATACCACTGTTACCAAAAGCCTCTTTCACATCATAAGGAAACCTAACATATGCACCATTTACTTTATCAGTGCCGATTATTTGTGTTTTAAACTTATAAACTTTATTCATATCTTCACCTCTCTCAGAAATAACTGTCGACTGATGTTTTCGCATTCACGCCGTGTAGTTCATACCAGTAGCCAATTACTTTAGTTTATATTCTGAACTCTTAATATAATCAAAATATTTCTGTATAGCTTTCCCTTAACGGAATTAGAAAATTAGGTGCTTTAGTTACACTAATCCCCAAATAAAAATACTGACCATAGAATAGCTACTATATAACACATATATGCGAGGCAATATTTACAATTGTACTTGTTATAATCTTATTTTACATAATAGTAGAAACTCAGATAAATCCAACATTGAAGAAATTAATTCTCATTTTGTAGAATCCATTCCTTTTTTAATATACTCATTTGTAATTGGTTTTGAAACTTTCCAAACCTCATACTTTCTTCCCTACATATACCCTCCTTCAAAAAACCTACATTGATATAGCACTTAATAGCTTGGCTATTATGCTCTAATACTCTTAACCATATTCTATTAAACCCTAATTCTCCAAAGCCTATATCAAGTATTTTTTTTATTGAATCGTATCCATAACCCTTTCCTCTATACTCTGATTTAATAATAATACTCAATTCTGATCTTCTGTTCTTCCATGAGATATTGAAAAATTCAATTATTCCAATAAACTCTTTATTCTCATTCAATATACTGTAACATATACTACTTTTGCTTTTAAGATAATTTTCATCAGGTAACTCTACAACTCCAAGCATTTCTCTAACATCATTTTCTTTATGTAAATTTCGTATAACAGCTAAATGTTCATTTTCAGCTTGCTTTAACTCTACTCTACACTTTTTTTCTTTATAAATATTATGATTTTTAATAACTACTATTTCAGGTTTCTCATAATTTTTGTTATTAATTATAATTTCGCTTTTTTCCATTGGATGAAACTTTTCAATATACCGCTTCTGAATAGGAATATATTTTTGTTGATATCTTTCTATAACTGTTGATCCCATTAAATATTCATCCCTTAAAGAGGCTCTTTTAATAACTTCATCAAATGGAATATCTAAGTATATTCTCAAATCAAAATATTTATCAATAGGTTGTCTATATAGCAATACTCCTTCGAATAAAATAATTGTATCATGGTTAATTTCATATTTTTTTGTAATATTAAATTCATCAGTTTCTAAATCTAATAAGGTAACCTCTTTATCCAGCAATCCTTTTGCAATGACTGGTTTTAATATCTCAGTTTCTATACGATTAAGATCAAACGCATTATTTATATAGGTAAGAATGGGGTCAAAATCTCTATATCGTATACTAGAAGGATTATGGAAATCATCCATATGAATCGTCTGAACATGACATCCTACTTTATTCAAGTAATTTGATAATTCTTTCGTAAATATTGTCTTTCCAGAAGTATCTACCCCATTTATTCCAACTATAAGTGGCTTGTTTTTCTTTTTAGATTTTACTATTTGTCTAGATACTTGATAATAAACACTATTTATCTTCATAATTATGTTATAAATATTCATTGGTGTATTAGCTACAAAGTCTGCTTGTAAGTATTCGTTACAACCATAGCCATAAGAAACACCAATAGATAGACACCCTGCATCATTAGCTGCTTCAAAATCTGTAGTCCTATCTCCTACAACTATAGCACTGCAACATCTACTTTCATCTAGAATTTGTTTTATCTGCTGTTCTTTTGAAAGACCTTCGACTTCTGATTTAATAATAGAAAATTTATTAGTAAGTCCAAAGTTTTTCAGTATCTTATTTGCATAAATTTCACTACCATTAGTACAAATACAAAGAGTATAACCAGTTTCCTTTAGTTTATTTAGCATTTCAGCAACACCATCATATAGCATACCTGATTCAATAAGTAGTTTTCCCTCTATTGCTCTTACCTCATCTCGTACTAACCCTATTTCATCATCTGTTATTGTATCTCCAAATATAATTCTACATATATCCGTCATAGGTTTTCCAATAAGTTCTATCATCTTATCCCTATCCCATGGTTCTATCCCTCTTGTCATACAAACCTTATTAAGAGCTTCTAAAAATATAGTGTCAGTTTTAAATAAAGTTCCATCTAAATCGAAAATAATGGTTTTATATATGAACATTCTGTTTCCCCCGTTTTTTCTTTTCCTTATATTATAGAAATTTGATGTATTGTAAATCTAATTCGCCTAACGTCTAGTGTTTGCAACGTTCCTGAAATAGACGTTCAAAGCCTCTCTTCGTAGGTGGTGCTCCTTACCCTAGGCACCCTTGTGCTAACATTATTAGACGAAGTAAAAAGAAGCAATATACTACAATTACTTGGTATTAACCTTTTTTGATTTCTTATTTAAAATACTAAAGACTATCCTCAGAACTCCCATCATAAATGCAGTTATAATTGTTATAGCTATTAATCCAGTTTTCCAAATTTCTTCACTACTAATAAGTAAATTTACTATAATATATGTAACTACTAAACCCAAAATAAATATCGGTATTCTATATAATGGTTTGTAATTTTGAACTGAAACTATATCGCTAGCAACATAAATATTATTAATTACCATATAGGTAGCGGCTTCAACAAAGTGAAATAATGTGAATGAATATAAGAAAAAGTAAAATAAAGAATTTGTATTAAATTCAAATAACTTAATTATAATAAACCCAATTGTTCCAAAAACAATATTTACTACAATTCCAGCTATTCCTACAAAGAAATTTTGTCTTAAATTTATTTTTTGTAACTTATCCAAATTCACTGGTTCTGGTGTAGAAAATGCAAAATAAAAAGGAACATTAACTTTGAAAGCATTTTTTTTACATCCATATTTTTTATACATAATTGCATGTCCTACTTCATGTAACCATATAACTGTATATAATGATATATATCCAATAATAACATAACTCATAATCAAATCTCCTCCTATAATTTCGAAGTTTTCCTTAAACATAAACTTGTTTCGACTAATTCTTACATCTTCGAATAATAGTTCGTATATACTTCTAATATTATTGGGATTTACAGACTTTGGTTCGTGAAATTCTACTGTAGTAGAACTCCACCTACTTCATCAATTCATCCAGTGGACATTGTATCTTTCTATGACTATTTTTGAAATGAGTATATATCTTCGTAGTTTTTAGACTTGAATGCCCTAGAGAAAGTAAATGTACTTAGCAAACGACACTATGTATAAAAAAACTTTTATACGATTTGGCATTTTTATTATTATTTCATTTGCATTAACCAAACTTTCAATTTCATAACATATCTTTAAAAACTATGTTAATTCACCAATATAAATAATTAGTTCTTACAATTCTTATTTTTTAAGCTATTATAATATCTTTGTTTATCTGTCCATTGAATCAAATCTATTTCAAACCCATCAGGATCTTTTATATAGAATTGTCTTGAAAATGGTTTTTCTATAATTTCTAGTTCTTTTTTAATATAACCCTTCAGTTTCAAATTTTCAAATAATTCATCTGCATTTTCTACATAATAGCCAATATGTCTAAAGTTCTGTTCTTTTTCCATAGTAAAATCTTCTCTTTCAGAAATAAATAGCTCATGTCCTCTACCTTTTAAAATTGCATACCTTTTCCCATTTGTCTTTATACCTTTATCTATTAACTCATACTCAAGCACATCTCTATAAAAAACTATAAATTTATCAACATTTGAAACATATCTGTTTATGTGGTCAATAAAATACATTTTATCTCTCCTTATTGAAGTAAATTTAATAGCCTTCTATTTAGCAACATATTTGTTTCTTTAACTGTATTTTATTGGCTATTATCAAAATGCCCTATAACGCACTGTTATTTCCGATGTTTCTCACCCTTTAGGAATCCATCCTTTTTCAAGGTTAGCATTGACAGTTTTATCAAGTCTTTATCATAAAAACGGGCAAACTAATCAAATATTGCTTCAAATACATCTTCTTTTCTTGCTTTGAAACACATTTCAATTTGTGATTTGGTGTTTCTGCCAACTGATAATTCTGGTAAATTATTTATATCAAAAAAACTCGACTCAACAGTTTCTATATTTTCCTGATATTTTCCTTCCACATAATCACATTCAACAAAAACTTTATATATAGAGTAGGGATAAATATCATCTATATGTTTATTTCTATCTAATACTGCAATAATTCTTTTAGGTTTTACTTTAGCCCCTGATTCTTCCATTGATTCTTTAATAACATTTTCATATATACTTAAATCTATATCAGCCCAACCTCCAGGTAATGACCATTTGTTGTCTTTCTGCTCCCTAACAAGTAAGATTTTATCTTCTTTGAATATAGCAGCTCTTACATCTACTTTTGGAGTTTGGTAGCCTGTTTCATTAGCAAATAAAGTCCTAATTTTGGAATTGTCTACATTTGTATACTCACTCATAATTTCTATGCTTAATTCTCTTAATTGCTCAAATCTCTCAATATCAAACTTATTATTTGAATATTCTAATCCATTTTGAGCAATTGTCTGCAATTGTTTAGCCCATTTCAACCATTTTTTCTCCATATTTTTTCTCCTTTTTTGAAATAAATAGTTTCCCAAATATTCTAATCACCATCTATTGACATGAGTAAAGTATTTTGTTAGTTGAAGTAGTCGCTTAACCCCTTAGGAATATCTGAGCTTATTCTTCTTACTATAATTTTCATTCTTTTTATTAATTCATAGAATATAGCTATTGTAATATATGATAGCAATACTGTTACCAAATATTTATTATATTCATTAAGACTTGAGCTAACAAAAATGTATGTAAAATAACTTACTGGTAGGAGATGAAATATATAATACGTAAATGATGCTTTACTTAAATACCTTAATACCTTACTTTCCTTATTCAAACACTTCCTTCCAAGCCCTAATAACATTATTATCATGAAACATTCATATACCCCTTTAAGAAAAGCCCATATAACAGTTACTATAATACTATCACCATTATATAGTAGCCAATAACAATAAATCACAAATAATGCTATAAGACATATTAACACTAGAATAGCTGATTTACTTAACATTTTATCAAGCCTATCTTGTATTCTACAATCAGATGCATAAATAAAGCCGAAAATATATACACTTATATACACTATATCATTCGCCCAATCCATTATTAAAATTTGCATACCTGGAAATAAAGGTCTTAACAATATTTCTACAATAATAACCCATATAATTGGTATATATATATTATTTTTTTTACTAACAAAATTCTTTAATTTAATAAATTGAGATTCATCTTTTATCCACTTTGAAAATAATGGATGACATATTAAAGAAAATATTAACAAATACAATATAAACCATAAATGAGCATATCCTAAATAATCCACTATTTTGACAGAAAGAAATTTTGGTATAAACTGAAAATAATTACCTTTAAAACCATAATATAATGCTTTGGAATAAGCTTGTAATGGACACAAAAATATCGTTCCTAAGACTAATGGTACTAAAAGCTTTTTTAATCTATCTTTTATGTATTCTTCTTTCTTTCGATATTTTAATGCATAATATGAACTTATTCCAGCCAAAAAGAATAGTAATGTCATAAAAAAGCTATCTAAGGGCATTGTAACTAAAATATATGGTATAACTCTAAAGTCGGTAATAATTTTCTTAATATAAATATCACCTAATCCTGTATATGTTAATGCAGCATGATATGGTACTAGTGACACTATTACAAACACTCTCAACCAGTCAACATAATATAATCTAGTTTCTTTCATTATATAATACTCCCTTCTATCTGGAAATAAGCTCAAAAATATAATCCACACATTTTGATCCCAAAGGAATACCCTGCTGCTATTAGCTTAGCTAATGTTTTAATTTTACTGGAAGTAGAAATGTGTTAATGGCTAAGTGGTATGCCTCAGCATAATAATAAACATTAAGATTTACTTGTATTCCATATGATATGGTAACAGATCATTTATAGTTACGATTATATCTTTTTTTACCATTACCTCACACTTATAATTATCATCATGAATTTGGCAAACAAATTCTCTACATCTTCCACAAGGTGGAATTATTGTTCCATCTTGATAAACTGCAATCAGTTTTAATATTCTGTTTTCCCCAGCAGTAATCATGGTAGCAATTGCAGAATGTTCTGCACAAAACCCCATAGAACCAGGTGTATCAATACATACACCTGTATAAACTTTTCCACTTTCACTTAGTATTGCTGCTGCAACAGAACCTGCATAAGAATTTCTCGAAAGCTTCTTAGGATTCAATGTTTTTTTTGCAATATAATATAATTCATCAAATGTCATAGTTATCATCCTTTCAAATATATTTATAATATAAACAACAAGTATATACTAAATTAGTTTTATATTATGTATATCATCAATAAATTAAAATCTTTTTCAATTCACATACTCATTTATAACCTTAATATACTAATCAATTAATATATTAAGTTCATCAATAATTTTATTGCACTCTCTTAAATCCTCTTCAGACCTAAATATTATTTCACTATTTTCAAAGTAATATTTTTCAAATCTTAATTCAAGAAATTCTAGTAATTTATCTATTGACTTTAGTAGACTTTTGGTCAATTCTTGGCTTTTTATTATAGCTTGATAAGACTTACTTTTATTATCAAAAAGTTCAGAAATAAAAGTATTAGTAAATTTACTGCTATTTTAGCTGTTTTAAAAATGCTTTTAATATTTTTATTGATTTAATTGAAGCTTCTTTACAATTTTTCTTAAATGCTTCATCTCCACATTCTTCTTCTGTATCAGTTATTGTTCTAATAGCTAAAAATGGTATTTTATTCGCATAACACACATGTGCAACACTAGCAGTTTCCATATCTACACATAAAGGGTTGTATTTTGATATGATTTCTTTACGACCATTTTGAGTTATAAATGCTTCACAGTAACAACTTTTCCAAAGTGAACTGTTTGCTCAAACCTTTCTTGCTTTAAAGCTCTTTTACAATGTTCAATTAATAACTCGTCGCTTTTAAAATAAATGCTTTCCATCCAAGGATGATATTCTGTTAATATACCATCACTAACATCATGATAAGCAATCTTAGTAGCTATCACTGTATCACCTATTTTCAAAGACTTGCCCATACCTCCTGCAACACCAGTGACAATAATATGAGTAACATTAAATCTATCTATTAATATTTGTGCTGCAATTGCTGCATTAACCTTACATACTCCACAATACAAAGCAACAACATTTATATTATTATAAATCCCATTATGAAATTTTAACAAAGCAGTTGATACGATTTTATCATTTGAAATACACTTTACAAAAGGCATGATTTCATTTTCTGTTGGTCCTATTATACCAATTTTCATGTTAAATCCTCCTAATGAATATTTCATTTTTACAATCACTTTCTCAAATAATAAATTTATAAATTTTTTCGCTCTTAATATTTATTGTTAAATATTATAATTTCAAACACAGGTATTATTATCAAAATAAAAGTTGCTATTGCAATTTTCCATTTTTCTATTTGACCATACACTATTTTAGAATCCACTTTCTTATCCCATACATTCTTACCTTCATCTAATAGTTTTATATACGCAATTATTTGAGTAACAACTTGAACAAACCTAACTCCTAAACCTAATCCTACTACCCAAACTAAAGAACTTCTATAAAATGAATCTTTGTAAGATAATAATTTGTCTGTATTCTTTTTTATTTTAATACTAAAAAGCCATTTACCTAATGTTGTTCCTGTTTTTGATATTAATAATGATTCAATAAAAATCCATATGATAGGTGTAAACCCAATAACTCCTCTTATTGAAAATAATTTTCTAGTAACTTCTTTAGGCAATAACGGTATTATCAAAAAAATTATATAACTAAACACTGAATAGTCTATTTCTCTTGCCCAAAATCGCAACCAAGGATGTACTTCTTCGCATTCGCACTTGAAATCTATTATTTGATTGTCTAATATAGCTTCATCTCCTACCTGGTTTATTTCCATATTGTCGAAATTCTTACTTACTTCTTCTTGCGAAAGTCCATGCTTTGTCATACAATATAAACAATGTGCTACATAACTATCTTTTCCTATCATCTTTATTAGACTTTTCTTTACTAAACTAGACATCCAATCTTTCCATTCTAGATAATCTATATCAAAAACTTCTTCATTTTTTATATCTTGTCCAATTACTTGCCATTCTTTTACTAATGGATCAAATATATTATCTGTCTCTTGAACTAAGATAATAATATTATTACAATTTGAAGAATCTATTAATAGTAAATCGTTAAATATATTTTTATAATGACTACTTAATGATTTGTCAATGTTATAAAGTGTTCTAAGTTTTTTAAATACATCTTTAAATTTAACTTGTGAAATTAATTCCTGAAGAGTAATGTATTCAGTATAATCATTATCCAACATACTTTTTTTCGAAACTTGAAAATTATTTATCCCTCTAGAAATTAATTCTTCTTTAGCTGCTTTAATTGCCTCCTCTTTATATTCATCATAATCTATATTAATAATTTCTAATAGTCTTATATTCTCTAAATTACTCATATATTTCTTTAGTGTCTCCATTTTCCCCCATAGCCCTTTCATAAGTTTTACAAACCAACAACCTGTACTATCGATTCTTTAATACTAATATATATAGTTTACGAATAAACAATATAATTTTTATTTCCCCTAATAGAACCTTCCAAAGTAGTAGACTAAGATAATTATTTAGTCAGTTATATTCATTAAACCATTAATAATAGTAATAATCCAACAATATCTGCAAGCAAATGTGCAATCCACGATACCAAAATATTTTTTGACCTCTCATATATTAAACCATAGATAATACTATCAACAATTATTGTGGAAACATCAAATATAACAATACTGATTACCCCGTATTCAACATGTGCAACTCCAAATATAATTGATGTGATTAATATAGCTATTACCGACTTCATATTTTGACTTAATCGTTCCTGTAAGAATGCTCTAAAAATAATTTCTTCAAGTAATGTTGCAAATATTATAAGAATAAACAAGGGTATGATGTTTTCTAAATTAAATAATGGTATTCTACTTTTTACATGTTCAATATACTCTGGTAACAAAGACTTTCCTATATAAACAGCCAAGAATTGAAAAACGATACCAACTAAAATTATTAAATACCAGTTATCTTTCAAATCTTTATATATATTTTTAAATTTAACTCCAGCTTCATTCCATGAACG encodes:
- a CDS encoding alpha/beta hydrolase, with product MIKDLHIKLITEENKESEHLLLYQEDTETFVVIFPGGNNLCDRPILHYIRKASLIKGYDVLCISYTNINNCDKPLEDNISFIVNEVSKVIDKCFDNRKYKRIILIGRCFGSLISGAFRDTKEYSIDKHIFISPTRITLDYINKYGGLVVTGTNDNYLSKEERNLLVNNRGIELMIVDEASHSLETEDNIEHTLEVCKEVIMRVDNYII
- a CDS encoding alpha/beta fold hydrolase; protein product: MSNNYKIHNETASINESEMVNIGGVDQYVLVRGKRIDNPIMLFLHGGPGAPLSPIAFHFPSDIEENFLVAHWDQRGAGKSYHDNISKESINEEQFIEDTIEVVDYLISKYNKEKIYLLGLSWGSLLGINAVHRYPEKFYAYIASGQIVDAQEGLKVAYQALLDEAKRQNNVEAIKELEQIGDVPRKNSDDNLVQLKWVRQFGFGERNTSHLYEESCSDEEMQRIVQGVEFTCNHMSDLFKLSVNHIKEIKVPVYFCSGRDDYQTPSLVVKKYCEKLIAPKKDFIWFENSAHAPICDEPEKFKDVLLEILKETN
- a CDS encoding site-2 protease family protein; this translates as MSYVIIGYISLYTVIWLHEVGHAIMYKKYGCKKNAFKVNVPFYFAFSTPEPVNLDKLQKINLRQNFFVGIAGIVVNIVFGTIGFIIIKLFEFNTNSLFYFFLYSFTLFHFVEAATYMVINNIYVASDIVSVQNYKPLYRIPIFILGLVVTYIIVNLLISSEEIWKTGLIAITIITAFMMGVLRIVFSILNKKSKKVNTK
- a CDS encoding GNAT family N-acetyltransferase gives rise to the protein MFIYKTIIFDLDGTLFKTDTIFLEALNKVCMTRGIEPWDRDKMIELIGKPMTDICRIIFGDTITDDEIGLVRDEVRAIEGKLLIESGMLYDGVAEMLNKLKETGYTLCICTNGSEIYANKILKNFGLTNKFSIIKSEVEGLSKEQQIKQILDESRCCSAIVVGDRTTDFEAANDAGCLSIGVSYGYGCNEYLQADFVANTPMNIYNIIMKINSVYYQVSRQIVKSKKKNKPLIVGINGVDTSGKTIFTKELSNYLNKVGCHVQTIHMDDFHNPSSIRYRDFDPILTYINNAFDLNRIETEILKPVIAKGLLDKEVTLLDLETDEFNITKKYEINHDTIILFEGVLLYRQPIDKYFDLRIYLDIPFDEVIKRASLRDEYLMGSTVIERYQQKYIPIQKRYIEKFHPMEKSEIIINNKNYEKPEIVVIKNHNIYKEKKCRVELKQAENEHLAVIRNLHKENDVREMLGVVELPDENYLKSKSSICYSILNENKEFIGIIEFFNISWKNRRSELSIIIKSEYRGKGYGYDSIKKILDIGFGELGFNRIWLRVLEHNSQAIKCYINVGFLKEGICREESMRFGKFQNQLQMSILKKEWILQNEN
- a CDS encoding aldo/keto reductase, with the protein product MQYRKFGKLDFEVSTLGFGCMRLPVLDGESGERNINIDEKESIRMIRYAIDNGVNYFDTAYLYNKGKSEIILGKALKDGYREKVKVATKIPIWLAKTHDDLYKILDEELERLDVEYIDMYLLHMLSHMNWEMVEKLKVFDFLDNAKKSGKIKHVGFSFHDGFHLFKEIINSYDWEFCYIQFNYLDENYQAGIKGLKYAYDKGLAVVIMEPLRGGSLVKIIPEDVKKIWNQSDVKRSPAEWGFRWVCNHPEVATVLSGMSNMNQLEENITTFSNALAGSLTNKELETINKVKKVYKQNIKVNCTQCNYCMPCPEGVYIRGIFNFYNNAALFNKKQEAIEFYSRMKKMGKDYSRCVGCRKCEKICPQHLPITELLKEAHNAFENGL
- a CDS encoding VOC family protein, coding for MYFIDHINRYVSNVDKFIVFYRDVLEYELIDKGIKTNGKRYAILKGRGHELFISEREDFTMEKEQNFRHIGYYVENADELFENLKLKGYIKKELEIIEKPFSRQFYIKDPDGFEIDLIQWTDKQRYYNSLKNKNCKN
- a CDS encoding YdeI/OmpD-associated family protein yields the protein MNKVYKFKTQIIGTDKVNGAYVRFPYDVKEAFGNSGIIKVEATFDGYKYRGILAKMGTDCHIIGITKAIRVAIGKEPGDTIEVTITKDNKSRLVEIPKRLKEGLEANPLAQEFFNTLTDSQKNKFIKYITSAKKQETIAKRLEKSLNMLNTNEKMK